A genomic segment from Fuerstiella sp. encodes:
- a CDS encoding hemolysin family protein: protein MPFWLSSNLVSLTTLAEADLHSGSWTMTFTLLAVAAALVVANGFFVAAEFALVKIRPSRIDDMVNEGRRFAPAAKWLASRLEQSLSAGQLGITMASLALGWVGEPAFAKLVVPVLEFVSITNPRIQEVISFIVAFTVITALHLVIGEQAPKIFAIREPEKMLLWCAVPMKAFFLISYPLMSALNATTTWLLNMVGLSQEDSHGETFTETEIRALVHQAHIRGELTRNERTLIDAIFEFDDLVCRRIMLPRHDVAFVDVSEPVPEMMAMIRRTRHTRYPVCDGSLDDVVGILHIKDLLQEQIDDKFDFRSIARPPRKVPDSLPVGKLLRHFQGTHQLMAFVIDEYGTVIGIVTLENVMEQIVGDVADEFDIEDPEIVPDGPGQFVAVGSTPIEDLEQRLNVTFSAPEADTLSGLLMHYAQEIVEEGQSVQMGVVRADVLDASNGRAVRVRLTLPEESIGSVKSRHDS, encoded by the coding sequence ATGCCTTTCTGGCTCAGTTCCAACCTTGTTAGTCTGACCACACTTGCTGAAGCCGACCTGCATTCCGGTAGCTGGACAATGACGTTCACGCTTCTTGCTGTTGCCGCAGCACTCGTCGTTGCCAATGGTTTTTTCGTTGCCGCCGAATTTGCACTGGTGAAGATTCGTCCCAGCCGAATCGACGACATGGTGAATGAGGGGCGGCGGTTTGCTCCAGCGGCCAAATGGCTGGCCAGTCGGCTGGAACAGTCGCTGTCGGCAGGACAGCTGGGTATCACGATGGCGTCACTGGCGCTGGGCTGGGTCGGCGAACCGGCCTTTGCGAAACTGGTGGTACCCGTTCTCGAATTTGTCAGTATCACTAATCCGAGAATTCAGGAGGTGATTTCGTTTATCGTGGCGTTCACCGTTATCACGGCGCTGCACCTGGTGATTGGTGAACAGGCGCCAAAAATCTTCGCAATCCGTGAACCGGAAAAAATGTTGCTGTGGTGTGCCGTTCCGATGAAAGCTTTCTTCCTGATTTCTTATCCGCTGATGTCGGCCCTGAACGCGACAACAACGTGGTTGCTGAACATGGTGGGACTCAGTCAGGAGGATTCTCACGGGGAAACGTTTACCGAAACCGAAATCAGGGCGTTGGTTCACCAGGCGCACATTCGAGGGGAACTGACACGTAACGAACGAACACTGATCGATGCCATCTTCGAATTTGATGATCTCGTCTGCCGTCGGATTATGCTGCCTCGACATGATGTTGCATTTGTTGATGTGTCGGAACCGGTTCCCGAAATGATGGCCATGATCCGTCGCACCCGGCACACCCGTTACCCCGTTTGTGACGGTTCGCTCGATGACGTTGTCGGAATTCTGCATATCAAGGACTTGCTGCAGGAACAGATCGATGACAAATTCGATTTTCGTTCCATCGCTCGTCCTCCCCGGAAAGTTCCGGACAGTCTGCCGGTTGGAAAGCTGCTGCGACATTTTCAGGGCACGCACCAGCTCATGGCATTTGTTATCGATGAGTACGGGACTGTGATCGGGATTGTGACCCTGGAAAATGTAATGGAGCAAATTGTTGGTGACGTTGCCGATGAGTTTGATATTGAGGATCCGGAGATCGTGCCGGATGGTCCCGGCCAGTTTGTGGCTGTGGGCAGTACTCCGATCGAAGACCTGGAGCAACGATTGAACGTCACGTTTTCAGCCCCGGAGGCTGATACACTGTCCGGATTACTTATGCACTATGCGCAGGAGATCGTGGAAGAAGGTCAGAGTGTGCAAATGGGAGTCGTTCGGGCCGATGTGCTCGATGCCTCCAACGGACGTGCGGTTCGCGTTCGACTGACCCTGCCCGAAGAAAGTATTGGAAGCGTTAAATCCCGTCACGACAGCTGA
- a CDS encoding enoyl-CoA hydratase, whose protein sequence is MSFETIDYSVEQNVATIALNRPDRLNAITSRLESELLEAMHTADISNDVRVIILTGNGRGFCSGADLELLQNVTETNWATADIAAKRREFMPERPHNSAAADFQKTWSYFPAISKPIIGAINGAAVGLGFVLQLYCDIRFASDNARFGTAFAQRGLIAEHGISWLLPRMVGVSNALDLLYSARIIDANEALRIGLVSRVIPHDDLMGTTRQYAQMLATTVSPRSLQVMKKQIYQALFTDLGDAIDAANDEMILSFQCDDFREGVAHFVEKRQPRFTGQ, encoded by the coding sequence ATGTCATTCGAAACCATTGATTACAGTGTCGAGCAGAATGTCGCCACAATCGCACTCAACCGCCCCGACCGCCTTAATGCAATTACCAGCCGGCTTGAATCCGAATTGCTTGAAGCAATGCACACAGCGGACATCTCCAATGATGTACGGGTGATCATTCTGACAGGAAATGGACGTGGCTTTTGTTCCGGCGCCGATCTTGAACTTTTGCAGAACGTAACGGAAACGAATTGGGCAACCGCCGATATCGCTGCAAAACGCCGCGAATTTATGCCCGAGCGTCCGCACAACTCCGCAGCCGCTGATTTCCAGAAAACATGGAGTTACTTCCCGGCCATCAGCAAACCGATCATTGGTGCTATCAACGGTGCGGCTGTCGGACTCGGATTCGTACTACAGTTGTACTGTGACATTCGTTTTGCTTCAGACAATGCAAGATTCGGCACGGCGTTTGCGCAGCGAGGACTCATTGCCGAACACGGAATCAGCTGGCTTCTGCCAAGGATGGTCGGAGTCAGTAACGCACTGGATCTGCTGTACTCAGCACGCATCATCGATGCAAACGAAGCCCTGCGCATTGGACTGGTGAGCCGGGTGATCCCTCACGACGACCTGATGGGCACGACGCGGCAATACGCACAAATGCTGGCAACAACAGTGTCTCCCAGATCGCTGCAGGTGATGAAAAAACAAATTTACCAGGCGCTGTTCACCGACCTTGGTGATGCCATTGATGCCGCCAACGACGAAATGATTCTGAGCTTTCAGTGTGACGATTTCCGGGAAGGAGTGGCTCATTTCGTTGAGAAACGGCAGCCACGATTCACCGGGCAATAA
- the mnmA gene encoding tRNA 2-thiouridine(34) synthase MnmA, translating into MTAKRVVLAMSGGVDSSAAAVLLHRQGYEVIGLFMRSGETQDTCDVSPTDLLPVLDTPAHRQGCCSSEDAADARRVADDLGISFHSLNFREAFRRIKDYFADEYISGRTPNPCVQCNNWLKFGRLWDFAQQIGADHIATGHYARITTDLYGQHQLYTGIDPQKDQSYVLFGLRRELLSKVLLPVGNFHKSQIRAFADEAGLKVANKKDSYEICFVPDNDYAGFLNRYRGQLDTAGDFVDTDGHVLGQHAGYERFTVGQRRGLGIAFGEPRFVVSVKPESRQVVLGRREDLAVSQVIATQLNWLVDRPADEFRCRVALRYQQRTSPCSVSVDENDRAVIRLDEETFGVAPGQASVFYDEDRVLGGGWIQSTVS; encoded by the coding sequence ATGACTGCCAAACGTGTGGTACTAGCTATGAGCGGTGGAGTGGACAGTTCGGCAGCGGCCGTACTGTTACATCGCCAGGGGTATGAGGTTATCGGGCTGTTCATGCGTTCCGGTGAAACGCAGGACACCTGTGATGTATCGCCAACCGACCTGCTGCCGGTTCTTGACACTCCTGCACACCGACAGGGTTGTTGCAGTTCTGAGGACGCGGCCGACGCACGCAGAGTCGCGGATGATCTGGGAATTTCGTTTCATTCCCTGAATTTTCGTGAAGCCTTTAGACGTATTAAAGACTACTTCGCGGATGAATACATTTCAGGTCGGACTCCGAATCCCTGCGTGCAGTGCAACAACTGGCTGAAGTTTGGTCGCCTGTGGGACTTTGCACAGCAGATTGGAGCTGACCACATCGCTACCGGACACTATGCCCGGATTACCACGGATTTGTATGGACAACACCAGTTGTACACCGGCATTGATCCGCAGAAGGATCAGTCGTACGTGTTGTTTGGTCTTCGACGCGAGTTGTTGAGTAAAGTGCTTCTTCCGGTTGGCAACTTCCACAAATCGCAGATTCGTGCGTTTGCTGACGAAGCCGGGCTAAAGGTGGCCAATAAAAAAGACAGCTATGAGATCTGTTTTGTTCCGGACAACGACTATGCCGGGTTTCTGAATCGCTACCGCGGACAGCTGGACACAGCCGGTGATTTCGTTGATACCGACGGGCATGTGCTGGGACAGCATGCGGGCTACGAACGATTTACCGTGGGACAGCGAAGAGGGCTGGGGATCGCATTTGGCGAACCTCGATTTGTCGTGTCAGTGAAACCGGAGAGCCGACAGGTCGTACTTGGTCGTCGTGAGGATCTGGCCGTTTCCCAGGTAATTGCAACACAACTCAACTGGTTGGTGGATCGGCCGGCGGACGAATTCCGATGTCGCGTTGCGCTGCGTTATCAACAGCGAACATCACCGTGTTCCGTGTCGGTCGACGAAAACGATCGTGCTGTGATTCGGCTGGATGAAGAGACGTTCGGTGTGGCACCGGGGCAGGCCTCGGTGTTCTACGATGAAGATCGTGTACTGGGTGGTGGGTGGATTCAGTCGACCGTGTCGTGA
- a CDS encoding SDR family oxidoreductase, translating into MELHDKVVVITGAARGIGEALAHQVAAQDASAVVVSDLDLHDAQTVAGAVGGTGIACDVSSEQDVQRLVDTTLDLYGRIDVFVSNAGITFKGGLETTNDEWQKMWDVNVMSRLYAARAAIPHMLERGSGYLVHTASAAGLLTEIGSASYSVTKHADVAMAEWLSVCYGRQGIHVSCVCPLGVQTDMIDDEDPIHRYLHLHSISAEQAADSIVDGIRSEEFLILPHPDVADFFSMKTDDYDRWLRGMQRLRQKLTRQIRRRNAA; encoded by the coding sequence ATGGAACTGCATGACAAAGTGGTCGTTATTACGGGCGCAGCGCGAGGGATTGGTGAGGCGCTGGCTCATCAGGTTGCGGCACAGGACGCCTCAGCCGTGGTCGTGTCGGATCTGGATCTGCATGATGCTCAGACGGTTGCCGGTGCGGTCGGCGGAACGGGCATTGCCTGTGACGTGAGCTCTGAACAGGACGTTCAGCGATTAGTGGACACGACCCTTGACCTCTATGGTCGTATCGATGTGTTTGTGTCCAATGCCGGAATTACATTCAAAGGAGGTCTGGAGACGACTAATGATGAGTGGCAGAAGATGTGGGATGTCAACGTAATGTCAAGGCTGTATGCGGCGCGGGCCGCAATACCGCACATGCTGGAACGAGGATCCGGATATCTGGTCCATACCGCATCAGCAGCCGGACTTTTGACAGAAATCGGTTCCGCATCCTATTCGGTTACCAAGCATGCCGATGTGGCGATGGCAGAATGGCTGTCCGTCTGTTACGGGCGGCAGGGGATCCACGTATCGTGCGTCTGTCCACTGGGAGTGCAGACCGACATGATCGACGATGAAGACCCGATTCATCGCTATTTGCACCTGCATTCGATCTCCGCTGAACAGGCGGCGGATTCAATCGTGGACGGAATCCGTTCAGAAGAATTTCTCATTCTGCCCCACCCGGACGTGGCCGACTTCTTTTCAATGAAGACTGACGATTACGACCGCTGGTTGCGAGGTATGCAGCGACTCAGACAGAAACTGACTCGCCAAATCAGGCGCCGTAACGCTGCCTGA
- a CDS encoding acetylxylan esterase translates to MRLFGHVCLSITMTVPLQLCFADDPADAKPVEKPMLCQGHYQSEAEAVRQLKRMGATFSNLAEWKLRASRVRKQILVGAKLDPEPERTPLNPIIHRKRVYDGYSVESAAFEARPGFFVYGNLYRPTATNGPRPGILCPHGHATGPEGGRFRANQQHRCATLARMGAVVFSYDMIGFGDSQHYGWDHRHHQALTLQTWSSIRSLDFIQSLAEVDDDRIGVTGCSGGGTQTFLLTAVDERVKVAVPVVMVSAHFFGGCHCESGMPIHRTADMETNNVEIAALTAPRPLLLVSVGGDWTKNTPEVEYPYIREIYRLFGNTAGVDNVHFAEEGHGYQLSKRQAMYPFMVQHLGLDASEVLNSETGMFDETGTTLESPEQMRVFNENFPIPAHALEPDSKITF, encoded by the coding sequence ATGAGACTGTTTGGACACGTCTGTCTCAGCATAACGATGACAGTGCCGCTTCAACTGTGTTTTGCTGATGATCCGGCTGACGCGAAACCCGTCGAAAAACCGATGCTGTGCCAAGGTCACTACCAATCGGAAGCTGAAGCCGTCCGGCAACTCAAACGAATGGGAGCAACGTTTTCAAATCTGGCAGAATGGAAACTGCGGGCATCACGCGTCCGTAAACAGATTCTGGTCGGTGCAAAACTCGATCCTGAGCCGGAACGTACTCCGCTGAATCCAATCATTCACAGAAAGCGTGTTTACGACGGATACTCTGTGGAATCTGCCGCGTTTGAGGCACGGCCAGGATTCTTTGTTTACGGAAATCTCTATCGTCCGACAGCGACAAACGGTCCCCGACCAGGAATTCTTTGCCCGCACGGTCATGCCACCGGCCCCGAAGGCGGACGATTCCGTGCAAATCAGCAACATCGCTGCGCAACACTGGCCCGGATGGGAGCTGTCGTTTTTTCTTACGATATGATCGGTTTCGGGGACTCACAACACTATGGCTGGGACCATCGGCACCATCAGGCACTGACATTACAAACATGGAGCAGTATTCGGTCACTGGATTTCATTCAGTCGCTTGCCGAGGTGGATGATGATCGAATTGGAGTAACCGGATGTTCGGGAGGAGGCACACAGACCTTTTTGTTGACGGCAGTCGATGAACGGGTCAAAGTCGCCGTTCCCGTGGTGATGGTTTCCGCACATTTCTTTGGCGGTTGTCATTGTGAAAGCGGAATGCCAATTCACCGGACGGCAGACATGGAGACCAACAACGTTGAAATTGCGGCATTGACTGCTCCACGTCCTCTGCTCCTGGTGTCAGTCGGCGGTGACTGGACGAAAAACACCCCTGAAGTTGAGTACCCGTATATTCGTGAAATTTATCGTCTGTTTGGGAATACAGCGGGTGTGGACAACGTTCATTTTGCGGAAGAAGGTCATGGATACCAGCTGTCGAAGCGACAGGCTATGTATCCGTTTATGGTTCAGCACCTGGGTCTGGATGCGTCCGAGGTACTTAATTCCGAAACGGGAATGTTTGACGAAACGGGTACGACACTGGAAAGTCCGGAACAAATGCGAGTCTTCAATGAGAATTTTCCGATCCCGGCACACGCACTCGAACCAGACTCAAAGATTACCTTCTGA
- a CDS encoding aldolase/citrate lyase family protein yields MLWIDRNKLRTQLMAGTFLNLGSATSVEIAADTGFDWLLIDLEHGSGSAADLRSMLLACRGSSAAPIVRIRSVDPDTVKFVMDSGAAGIMFPYVSSVEEAQRAVDCIKYPPMGSRGVAGAIRATAFGRDWKPYFEQANDNSLVVVQIETPEAVSASADIAAIDGVDVLFVGPLDLSVNLGCPGDFNEPRFVEALSRVVKSCSDHNKTPGILTKPGFEQQHKELGFRFTALGADSLGVLQAMNENLERLRQ; encoded by the coding sequence ATGCTGTGGATCGATCGAAACAAACTGCGTACGCAACTGATGGCCGGCACGTTTCTGAACCTTGGATCGGCAACAAGCGTCGAAATCGCTGCTGATACCGGATTTGACTGGTTGCTCATCGATCTGGAACACGGGTCCGGTTCCGCTGCCGATTTGCGCAGCATGCTGCTGGCATGTCGTGGGTCCAGTGCAGCGCCGATCGTTCGGATTCGCTCTGTCGATCCGGACACTGTGAAGTTTGTGATGGACAGTGGCGCGGCCGGAATCATGTTTCCGTACGTGAGTTCGGTTGAAGAAGCACAACGTGCTGTTGACTGCATCAAGTATCCCCCAATGGGGTCCCGGGGAGTTGCCGGCGCCATCCGGGCAACCGCATTCGGGCGTGACTGGAAGCCGTATTTTGAGCAGGCCAATGACAACAGCCTGGTGGTCGTACAGATCGAAACACCTGAGGCGGTCAGTGCGTCGGCCGACATTGCAGCAATCGACGGTGTCGATGTTCTGTTCGTTGGACCGCTGGACCTGTCAGTCAATCTGGGCTGCCCCGGCGATTTCAATGAGCCTCGATTTGTGGAAGCGCTCAGCAGAGTTGTCAAATCGTGCAGCGATCATAATAAGACGCCTGGCATTCTGACGAAGCCGGGGTTCGAACAGCAACACAAGGAACTTGGGTTTCGCTTTACGGCGCTCGGAGCCGACTCTCTTGGGGTTCTGCAGGCAATGAACGAGAACCTGGAGCGTCTGCGTCAGTGA
- a CDS encoding PA0069 family radical SAM protein, which yields MDHQKNYSVVGRGANLNQTGRFESIEIHPDWSQMEHDDEWYDQVRRPKTRYFEDVSCSVISENDSPDIPFRFSLNPYRGCLHGCSYCYARPSHEYLGLSAGLDFETRIFVKRNAASLFRRWLCRRGYEPAPVMMSGITDCYQPAEKAFQITQQCLEVAAESCQPMSVITKNALVCRDVEMMARMASQNLIQVGVSITSLDQSLTKLLEPGTSAPAARLRAVKELTEAGVPVHVMIAPVIPGLNDSEIPAILQLAADAGVRSSSYILLRLPHSVKDLFTEWLKEQRPNHAGKVLSRLLNVRDGKLNETEFGRRMRGAGSIADQIAELFRVCARRSRIDCQLPTFSTADFRPPNGQGRLF from the coding sequence ATGGATCATCAGAAAAATTATTCAGTCGTCGGGCGTGGCGCGAATCTCAACCAAACTGGGAGGTTTGAGTCCATTGAGATTCACCCCGACTGGTCTCAGATGGAACACGACGACGAGTGGTATGATCAGGTCAGACGTCCGAAGACTCGGTATTTTGAAGATGTCTCATGTTCGGTGATTTCTGAGAATGACAGCCCCGACATTCCGTTTCGCTTTAGTCTGAATCCATATCGGGGTTGTCTGCACGGGTGCAGTTACTGCTATGCCCGGCCATCCCATGAATATCTGGGGTTGAGTGCCGGTCTGGACTTTGAAACTCGGATTTTTGTGAAGCGAAATGCAGCCAGTCTGTTCCGCAGGTGGCTTTGCCGTCGGGGATATGAACCGGCCCCGGTGATGATGTCGGGTATCACTGATTGTTATCAGCCTGCCGAGAAAGCGTTTCAGATTACTCAACAGTGTTTGGAGGTCGCCGCCGAATCCTGTCAGCCGATGTCTGTAATTACGAAGAACGCACTGGTCTGTCGGGATGTCGAAATGATGGCTCGAATGGCATCGCAAAATCTAATTCAGGTGGGTGTGAGCATAACGAGTCTGGATCAGAGTCTGACGAAATTGCTGGAACCGGGTACAAGCGCCCCGGCAGCCCGGTTACGAGCTGTAAAGGAACTGACCGAAGCCGGGGTTCCGGTGCATGTGATGATTGCGCCCGTGATTCCTGGTCTGAACGACAGCGAAATTCCGGCCATTCTGCAGTTGGCTGCTGATGCCGGGGTCCGGTCGTCGAGTTATATCCTTCTTCGCCTGCCACATTCCGTGAAAGATCTTTTCACTGAATGGCTGAAAGAGCAGCGACCGAATCATGCCGGGAAAGTACTGTCGAGACTGTTGAACGTTCGGGATGGCAAGCTCAATGAAACTGAATTCGGACGAAGAATGCGAGGGGCGGGATCCATCGCTGATCAGATTGCTGAACTGTTCCGGGTGTGTGCTCGCCGATCTCGGATCGACTGTCAGCTTCCCACTTTCAGCACAGCAGACTTTCGTCCTCCGAATGGTCAGGGCCGACTTTTTTGA
- a CDS encoding SNF2 family helicase, with protein MTLSELLQNRFRADLRHRGAAYIEAERVSLVRVTAENVFGMVVDGVEYNTQLRHQESDIALFCTCDQFAKSGACKHLWATVLAADLEGHVHPSLRPGRLVPFVVRESSLPVTIDDLTSEFEPDSETDRSNGRAAKAVAKRTEPRLKRWESRLSELQDEISAEGKGGKTQSSDRQIYYQIDLEGSRDAGKLVIQASQRQRRSSGQWGKLKPLKIRPGQLDQIEHEDDRIFLSYLSGAIPERNNWSTQQAELQAAAHRFHLPYELGRLILPEMCRSGRLTLLDADNSGSQTLEWDSAEPWELTIRIRRDTDVEGWSVHAQLIREEETLELVDVPLAVAGGFVVTADSIGQLRDFGAPQWMTMLAAEGRLAIPVADEDQFVDRLLDIPSLPRLELPKELQLEEVRTKPAPQLKIFTPPASRWRSEALTAEVLFEYLGTPVPGRNARWAVVQREENRCIIRDRGFEAECWQQLRELGFRKRLNGSQTNADVEIFRRDIASAVRHLVEHGWEVFADGSQVRQPGSMKFRVQSDVDWFDVHADVDFEGHRVAFPELLQALERGDSIVRLDDGSLGILPEHWLEQIGMISGLGTPDQELLRFSNSQAALLDALLSAQEHVEFDERFQDLRTRFQSISGVEAVDVPKNFKGVLRDYQRDGLSWMCFLRDFGLGGCLADDMGLGKTVQFIAMLLEHRTKSAKIQPSLVVVPRSLMFNWHSECEKFAPELKVLDYTGMERTGLRSEFEEHDVILTTYGTVRRDIAVLKDIKFAYVVLDEAQTIKNPSSQIARASRLLNARHRLALSGTPIENNAGDLWSIFEFLNPGMLGRSTVFRSHVADPDSRDTRDVVARGLRPFILRRTKKQVAAELPDRLEETILCDMDNKQRRLYDELRIHYRDSLLGLVEDKGLARSKMHVLEALLRLRQAACHPALLDRGEQSDPYAKLEFLIPHLRELVAENHKSLVFSQFTSMLAIVRHHLDEAGIEYEYLDGQTRDRKAHVTRFQEDDDCRIFLISLKAGGLGLNLTAAEYVFLLDPWWNPAVEAQAIDRAHRVGQTKTVFAYRMICRDTVEEKILQLQKQKRELADAILAGDSKGSILSEMSLDDLELLLS; from the coding sequence ATGACTCTCTCGGAGTTGCTACAGAATCGATTTCGTGCCGATTTACGCCACCGCGGAGCGGCCTACATCGAAGCGGAAAGAGTATCACTTGTTCGAGTCACTGCAGAAAATGTATTTGGCATGGTAGTGGACGGGGTCGAATACAACACTCAGCTGCGCCATCAGGAAAGTGACATTGCACTTTTCTGCACATGTGACCAGTTTGCCAAATCCGGTGCGTGTAAGCATTTGTGGGCCACCGTACTGGCGGCTGATTTGGAAGGTCATGTGCACCCGTCGCTGCGTCCGGGGCGTCTTGTGCCTTTCGTTGTTCGCGAATCCAGCCTGCCGGTGACGATTGATGATCTGACCAGTGAATTTGAACCGGATTCCGAGACTGACAGGAGCAACGGTCGTGCTGCCAAAGCAGTCGCAAAAAGAACTGAACCACGTCTCAAACGCTGGGAATCACGTCTCAGTGAGTTGCAGGATGAAATCTCTGCGGAGGGTAAAGGAGGAAAGACGCAGTCGTCGGATCGACAGATCTACTATCAAATTGATCTCGAAGGCAGCCGGGATGCCGGGAAGCTGGTCATCCAGGCATCGCAGCGACAGCGGCGATCGAGTGGCCAGTGGGGTAAACTGAAACCTCTCAAGATACGGCCGGGACAGCTGGACCAGATCGAACATGAAGACGATCGTATTTTCCTCTCTTACCTGTCGGGTGCGATTCCGGAGCGTAATAACTGGTCAACGCAGCAGGCCGAACTGCAGGCCGCTGCGCACCGGTTTCACTTACCGTACGAACTGGGACGACTGATACTGCCTGAAATGTGTCGATCCGGTCGCCTCACACTGCTGGACGCTGACAATTCCGGCAGTCAGACGCTGGAGTGGGACAGTGCCGAACCATGGGAGCTTACAATTCGCATCAGACGCGACACGGATGTTGAAGGATGGAGTGTCCATGCCCAGCTTATTCGGGAAGAGGAAACCCTGGAGCTGGTGGACGTGCCGTTGGCGGTTGCCGGTGGATTTGTTGTGACGGCCGACAGCATTGGTCAGTTACGTGATTTTGGGGCTCCCCAGTGGATGACCATGCTTGCGGCAGAAGGTCGGCTGGCGATTCCTGTCGCCGACGAAGACCAGTTTGTTGATCGACTGCTGGACATTCCGTCGTTGCCAAGACTGGAATTACCAAAAGAACTGCAGCTCGAAGAGGTTCGTACCAAACCAGCACCGCAGCTCAAAATATTCACACCCCCGGCATCACGCTGGCGCAGTGAAGCCCTGACGGCGGAAGTGCTTTTCGAGTATCTTGGCACCCCGGTACCTGGTCGGAATGCACGTTGGGCCGTCGTGCAGCGGGAGGAAAATCGCTGCATCATTCGTGACCGTGGTTTTGAAGCTGAGTGCTGGCAGCAGCTTCGTGAACTGGGATTTCGTAAGCGTCTCAACGGATCGCAGACGAATGCTGATGTTGAGATTTTTCGACGGGACATTGCTTCGGCGGTTCGACATCTGGTGGAACACGGCTGGGAGGTTTTTGCCGATGGCAGCCAGGTTCGGCAACCGGGCAGTATGAAGTTTCGTGTCCAGTCTGATGTCGACTGGTTCGACGTTCACGCTGATGTGGACTTTGAAGGCCATCGAGTCGCGTTTCCCGAACTGCTGCAGGCACTGGAGCGTGGTGACTCCATCGTTCGACTGGATGACGGCTCGCTTGGGATTCTTCCTGAACACTGGCTGGAACAGATCGGTATGATTTCCGGGCTGGGGACGCCGGATCAGGAGTTACTGCGTTTCTCGAATTCCCAGGCTGCTCTGCTTGATGCGCTTCTGTCGGCTCAGGAACACGTGGAGTTCGACGAACGCTTTCAGGATCTGCGGACGCGTTTTCAGTCTATATCCGGGGTTGAAGCCGTGGATGTTCCAAAAAACTTCAAAGGTGTGTTACGCGATTACCAGCGCGACGGGCTTTCATGGATGTGTTTTTTGAGGGATTTCGGGCTGGGAGGTTGTCTGGCGGACGACATGGGGCTGGGAAAGACGGTTCAGTTTATTGCCATGTTGCTCGAGCATCGCACCAAGTCTGCGAAGATACAGCCATCGCTGGTGGTGGTGCCACGTTCGCTGATGTTCAACTGGCACAGCGAATGTGAGAAATTTGCTCCCGAGCTTAAGGTGCTGGACTACACCGGAATGGAGCGTACAGGGCTGCGATCGGAGTTTGAGGAACACGACGTGATTCTGACGACTTATGGAACTGTTCGCCGTGACATCGCCGTTCTAAAAGACATCAAATTTGCGTACGTTGTGCTGGACGAAGCACAAACGATCAAGAATCCGTCGTCTCAGATTGCCAGAGCGTCTCGACTGTTGAATGCGCGACATCGACTGGCACTGAGTGGAACCCCGATTGAAAACAATGCCGGGGACTTGTGGTCAATTTTTGAATTTCTGAATCCTGGGATGCTGGGACGCAGTACGGTGTTCCGCAGCCATGTGGCTGATCCGGACAGTCGGGACACCCGTGATGTTGTTGCGCGTGGTCTTAGACCGTTTATTCTCCGACGGACCAAGAAGCAGGTGGCAGCTGAACTGCCGGACCGGCTGGAAGAAACAATTCTCTGTGATATGGATAACAAACAGCGCCGGCTGTACGATGAATTACGAATTCACTACCGCGATTCTTTGCTGGGTCTTGTCGAGGATAAGGGACTGGCCCGCAGTAAGATGCACGTGCTCGAAGCCTTACTCCGACTGCGTCAGGCCGCCTGTCATCCGGCACTGCTGGACCGTGGTGAACAGTCGGATCCATATGCCAAACTGGAATTTCTGATTCCTCATTTACGCGAACTGGTGGCAGAGAATCACAAATCTCTGGTGTTCTCGCAGTTTACCAGCATGCTGGCGATCGTTCGGCATCATCTGGATGAAGCAGGAATAGAGTACGAGTATCTGGACGGCCAGACACGGGACCGCAAAGCTCACGTGACGCGTTTTCAGGAGGATGATGACTGTCGGATCTTTCTGATTAGTCTGAAAGCAGGCGGATTGGGGCTCAACCTCACCGCAGCAGAATATGTTTTTCTACTGGATCCTTGGTGGAATCCGGCTGTGGAAGCTCAGGCAATTGACCGGGCCCACCGAGTTGGACAGACAAAGACGGTTTTTGCCTATCGGATGATTTGCCGCGATACGGTCGAAGAAAAGATTCTCCAACTTCAAAAGCAGAAACGCGAACTGGCTGATGCGATTCTTGCTGGTGACAGCAAGGGCAGTATTCTCAGCGAGATGTCTCTGGATGATCTTGAATTACTGCTGTCATGA